The following is a genomic window from Amycolatopsis australiensis.
GTACCCCGGCCCCGCACCCGGTGCCGCACGCGCTGCACGCCGGGCACGCCGCCCCGCCCGTGCCGCCCGCCGAACCCGCCCCGTCGACCTGGGGCCGGATCGACGACGAAGGCACCGTCTACGTCATCACCGCCGAGGGGGAACGCGCCGTCGGGGTCTGGCAGGCAGGCAGCCCCGACGAGGGCCTGGTGCACTACGCCCGGCGTTTCGACGACTTGCGCACCGAGGTCGAGCTGCTGGAGACCCGGCTGATCTCCGGGGCAGGCGACCCGAAGCACGCGCTGACCAGCGCCACCCAGATCCGGGAGGGGCTGGCCGAGGCCGCCGTGGTCGGTGACCTGGCGGCGCTGGCCGCCCGGCTGGACTACGTCATCGCGCACGCCGAGAAGGCGCTGGCCAGTGCGAAGGCGGAGCGGGAGGAGGCCCGCGCGGCCGCCGTCGCCCGCAAGCAGGCGCTCGCGGAGGAGGCCGAGAAGATCGCGGCCGAGTCGACCCAGTGGAAGGCGGCGGGCGACCGGCTGCGCGCGATCCTCGACGAGTGGAAGACGATCAAGGGCGTCGACCGCAAGACCGACGACGAGCTGTGGAAGCGCTTCTCGAAGGCCCGCGAGGCGTTCAACCGCCGCCGCGGCTCGCACTTCGCCGAGCTCGACAAGCAGCGCGCCGCGGCGAAGCAGCGCAAGGAGGAGCTCATCGCCGAAGCCGAGGCGATCAGCGAGTCCGACGACTGGGGCGAGACGGCCGGCCGCTACAAGGACCTGATGGCCGAGTGGAAGGCCGCGGGCCGGGCCCCGAAGGACAGCGACGAGGCGCTGTGGCAGCGGTTCCGCGCGGCCCAGGACAAGTTCTTCGCCCGCCGCTCGGCGGTGTTCTCCGAGCGCGACGCGGAGTTCGCGCAGAACGCGGCCCGCAAGGAGGAACTGCTGGTCGAGGCGGAGAAGATCGACGCGACGGCGAATCTGGAGGCGGCGAAGAGCGCCCTGCGCC
Proteins encoded in this region:
- a CDS encoding DUF349 domain-containing protein, whose translation is MAQENTSTGTPAPHPVPHALHAGHAAPPVPPAEPAPSTWGRIDDEGTVYVITAEGERAVGVWQAGSPDEGLVHYARRFDDLRTEVELLETRLISGAGDPKHALTSATQIREGLAEAAVVGDLAALAARLDYVIAHAEKALASAKAEREEARAAAVARKQALAEEAEKIAAESTQWKAAGDRLRAILDEWKTIKGVDRKTDDELWKRFSKAREAFNRRRGSHFAELDKQRAAAKQRKEELIAEAEAISESDDWGETAGRYKDLMAEWKAAGRAPKDSDEALWQRFRAAQDKFFARRSAVFSERDAEFAQNAARKEELLVEAEKIDATANLEAAKSALRRIQEQWDEIGKVPRERIRELDGRLKAVQDAVKAAEDTRWRRTDPEAQARAAQFRERVAQFEAQAAKARAAGDERRAKKADEQAAQWREWLQAAEAAVADR